The following are from one region of the Salvia splendens isolate huo1 chromosome 2, SspV2, whole genome shotgun sequence genome:
- the LOC121770863 gene encoding glycolipid transfer protein 3-like, with protein sequence MKRRREVEMVASEIRSAIDEVSLLAANLKTDAAQDAVPVSDSVPVQKSVQIPIKPFLSLCDLLVQVLDKIGPTMAVLRQDIRNNIERLEKFHDSDPSVYCDVVEILKKEVNEGNAKKGPTCSKAFVWLNRSLDFTMVLLELLVKDFGRNMEEVVEESYITTLKPWHGWISAAAHKIALKLVPDSRTFVDVLKVKGKDEEEEEEDDDDVLKKDIQKLISLLMPVLEQNMDILREYGLDKLKST encoded by the exons ATGAAGCGGAGGAGAGAGGTGGAGATGGTGGCATCGGAGATTAGGTCAGCAATTGATGAGGTGTCGCTGTTAGCAGCCAACCTCAAAACTGACGCAGCTCAAGATGCCGTTCCGGTTTCTGATTCTGTTCCGGTTCAGAAGAGTGTCCAAATTCCGATCAAGCCGTTTCTCTCTCTCTGCGATTTGCTCGTTCAAGTTCTCg ATAAGATAGGGCCAACAATGGCTGTCTTGAGACAAGACATTCGTAACAACATTGAG AGATTAGAGAAATTCCATGATTCTGATCCATCCGTATATTGCGATGTGGTTGAGATTTTGAAGAAAGAGGTAAATGAAGGCAACGCAAAAAAGGGGCCCACATGCAGCAAAGCCTTTGTTTGGCTCAACAG GTCCCTAGATTTTACTATGGTATTGTTAGAGTTGCTAGTGAAGGATTTTGGAAGAAATATGGAGGAAGTGGTTGAAGAATCTTACATCACCACCTTAAAACCATGGCATGGATGGATCTCTGCAGCAGCCCATAAA ATCGCCCTGAAGCTTGTGCCCGATAGCCGGACTTTCGTGGATGTTCTTAAGGTCAAAGgcaaagatgaagaagaagaagaagaagatgacgaCGATGTTCTCAAGAAAGACATACAAAAGTTGATCTCTCTGCTCATGCCAGTGCTAGAGCAGAACATGGATATTTTG AGAGAGTATGGATTGGATAAGCTGAAATCGAcgtga